A genome region from Penaeus monodon isolate SGIC_2016 chromosome 14, NSTDA_Pmon_1, whole genome shotgun sequence includes the following:
- the LOC119580959 gene encoding cuticle protein AM1199-like, with the protein MFVIFVCALVAMAAAAPDHYGPLQIGFYGFPGTQSRPVIPILKDEREGPDASGVYSFEFETGNGIKREEQGAPRGPSGAVAMQGGWSFTFPDGSPADVTFVADDAGYRVESDLLPTPHPLPAHAIAQIEKARREDVAAAALSGRYSAPGTSYGYP; encoded by the exons ATGTTCGTG ATTTTCGTCTGCGCTTTGGTGGCGATGGCTGCCGCAGCCCCAGACCACTACGGACCACTGCAGATCGGATTCTATGGCTTTCCCGGGACGCAGTCCCGTCCAGTCATTCCCATCCTGAAGGACGAGCGTGAGGGACCTGATGCGTCTGGAGTGTACAGCTTCGAGTTCGAGACTGGCAATGGCATCAAGCGTGAGGAACAAGGTGCCCCACGAGGACCATCTGGCGCAGTGGCTATGCAAGGAGGATGGTC TTTCACTTTCCCCGACGGCTCTCCCGCCGACGTGACCTTCGTCGCCGACGACGCTGGTTACCGCGTGGAGTCCGACCTGCTGcccacgccccaccccctccccgcccacgccaTCGCCCAGATCGAGAAGGCTCGTCGGGAGGACGTAGCTGCTGCTGCCCTGAGCGGACGTTACTCTGCCCCTGGAACTAGCTATGGATATccataa
- the LOC119580627 gene encoding uncharacterized protein LOC119580627 — translation MDALLINLSSGQFKSLCKSWRIGISTQVFLFIIDFVFLVYPRLIISKVYIVCAPTESVARNFTLTHTGSPCRQFEPAGVYITGARCYHWHTDFNMFLMFVGFLVAAAAAAPDHYGPPPTRFYGIPGTQSRPVIPILKDEREGPDASGVYSFEFETGNGIKREEQGAPQGPSGAVAMHGGWSFTFPDGSPADVTFVADDAGYRVDSDLLPTPHPLPAHAIAQIEKARREDAAAAALSGRYFGPRITYGYL, via the exons ATGGATGCCCTGCTAATAAATCTCTCGTCTGGGCAATTTAAATCACTGTGTAAATCCTGGAGAATTGGTATCAG CACACAggttttcctcttcatcatcgattttgttttccttgtttaccCTAGGCTTATTATAAGTAAAGTCTACATCGTATGCGCACCG ACTGAGTCTgtggcgaggaacttcaccttgacgcACACAGGAAGTCCGTGTAGGCAGTTCGAGCCAGCTGGTGTATATATAACTGGAGCGCGATGCTACCACTGGCATACTGATTTCAACATGTTCTTG ATGTTCGTCGGCTTTTTGGTGGCGGCGGCTGCTGCAGCCCCAGACCACTACGGACCACCTCCGACCAGGTTCTATGGCATTCCCGGGACGCAGTCCCGTCCAGTCATTCCCATCCTGAAGGACGAGCGTGAGGGACCTGACGCATCAGGAGTGTACAGCTTCGAGTTCGAGACTGGCAATGGCATCAAGCGTGAGGAACAAGGTGCCCCTCAAGGACCGTCTGGTGCAGTGGCAATGCACGGGGGATGGTC CTTCACTTTCCCCGATGGCTCTCCCGCCGACGTGACTTTCGTCGCCGACGACGCTGGCTACCGCGTCGATTCCGACCTGCTGcccacgccccaccccctccccgcccacgccaTCGCCCAGATCGAGAAGGCTCGTCGGGAGGACGCAGCTGCTGCTGCCTTGAGCGGGCGTTATTTCGGCCCGCGGATTACCTATGGATATCTATAA
- the LOC119581248 gene encoding cuticle protein AM1199-like: MLYDMTILQIIVCALVAVVAATPDHYGPPQTGFYGFPGTQSGPVIPILKDEREGPDASGVYSFEFETGNGIKREEQGAPRGPSGAVAMQGGWSFTFPDGSPADVTFVADDAGYRVESDLLPTPHPLPAHAIAQIEKARREDAAAAALTGRYTAPLTSYGYP, encoded by the exons ATGCTATATGATATGACAATTCTGCAGATTATAGTATGTGCTTTGGTGGCGGTGGTTGCCGCAACCCCAGACCACTACGGACCACCTCAGACCGGATTCTATGGCTTTCCCGGGACGCAGTCAGGTCCAGTCATTCCCATCCTGAAGGACGAGCGTGAGGGACCTGATGCGTCTGGAGTGTACAGCTTCGAGTTCGAGACTGGCAATGGCATCAAGCGTGAGGAACAAGGTGCCCCTCGAGGACCATCTGGCGCGGTGGCAATGCAAGGAGGATGGTC TTTCACTTTCCCCGATGGCTCTCCCGCCGACGTGACTTTCGTCGCCGACGACGCTGGTTACCGCGTCGAGTCCGACCTGCTGcccacgccccaccccctccccgcccacgccaTCGCCCAGATCGAGAAGGCTCGTCGGGAGGACGCAGCTGCCGCGGCGTTGACCGGGCGCTACACCGCTCCTCTGACTAGCTATGGATACCCATAA
- the LOC119580628 gene encoding cuticle protein AM1199-like, translating to MTTIIPQILLCALVATAAAAPDHYGPPQTGFYGIPSPVIPILKDDREGPDASGVYSFEFETGNGIKREEQGAPQGSSGAVAMQGGWSFTFPDGSPADVTFVADDAGYRVESDLLPTPHPLPAHAIAQIEKARREDAAAAAFSGRYSAPKTSYGYP from the exons ATGACAACGATAATTCCGCAGATTTTACTTTGTGCTTTGGTGGCGACGGCTGCTGCAGCCCCAGACCACTACGGACCACCTCAGACCGGATTCTATGGCATTCCCAGTCCAGTCATTCCCATACTGAAGGACGACCGTGAAGGACCTGATGCGTCTGGAGTATACAGCTTCGAGTTCGAGACCGGCAATGGCATCAAACGTGAGGAACAAGGTGCCCCTCAAGGATCATCTGGCGCAGTGGCAATGCAAGGAGGGTGGTC TTTCACTTTCCCCGATGGCTCTCCCGCCGACGTGACTTTCGTCGCCGACGACGCTGGTTACCGCGTGGAGTCCGACCTGCTGcccacgccccaccccctccccgcccacgccaTCGCCCAGATCGAGAAGGCTCGTCGGGAGGACGCAGCAGCTGCAGCCTTTAGCGGACGTTACTCTGCCCCTAAGACTAGCTATGGATACCCATGA
- the LOC119580632 gene encoding cuticle protein AM1199-like, translated as MFLMFVGFLVAAAAAAPDHYGPPPTKFYGIPGAQSRPVIPILKDEREGPDASGVYSFEFETGNGIKREEQGAPQGPSGAVAMQGGWSFTFPDGSPADVSFVADDAGYRVESDLLPTPHPLPAHAIAQIEKARREDAAAAALRGRYSAPRTTYGYL; from the exons ATGTTCTTG ATGTTCGTCGGCTTTTTGGTGGCGGCGGCTGCTGCAGCCCCAGACCACTACGGACCACCTCCGACCAAGTTCTATGGCATTCCCGGGGCGCAGTCCCGTCCAGTCATTCCCATCCTGAAGGACGAGCGTGAGGGACCTGACGCATCAGGAGTGTACAGCTTCGAGTTCGAGACCGGCAATGGCATCAAGCGTGAGGAACAAGGTGCCCCTCAAGGACCGTCTGGTGCAGTGGCCATGCAAGGAGGATGGTC TTTCACTTTCCCCGACGGCTCCCCCGCCGATGTCTCTTTCGTTGCTGACGACGCTGGTTACCGCGTTGAGTCCGACCTGCTGcccacgccccaccccctccccgcccacgccaTCGCCCAGATCGAGAAGGCTCGTCGGGAGGACGCAGCTGCTGCGGCCTTGCGCGGGCGTTACTCTGCCCCTCGGACTACCTATGGATACCTATAA